The genomic interval GACACGCATTTCTATGTTTTATGTCGCTACGTCGAACGCAATCCACTCCGAGCGAACTTGGTCAAGCACGCAGAGGATTGGCAATATGGATCACTTTTTCGTTGGAACCAGTCCGCAGAGCCACTTCCGAAAATACTCTCGCGATGGCCGATTCCACGACTGCCCAACTGGGTTCAGCGAGTCAATGAACCGTTGGGTAAAAAGGAATTGGATGCCATTCGCACCTGCGTCAACCGTGGTCGTCCATTTGGTGATGAGCAGTGGACAGATGAGGTTGCGGAAAAGCACGGACTCTGGTTCACGATGCGTCCGGTGGGACGCCCCCGCAAGAAGCGGACGCCAACAAAATGAGGGATCGTCCTGTCAATATTACCCCCGTCCCTTTTTCGACTACGCGGCCCTTCGGTTGTCCGCTTCGTCTTGCCTACCGAAGTCTTCGGGATGCTTGATCAGCTGCGTCGATGGCGACTCAACATCATCGGTTCGCCGACGAAGTTGACGCAGTTCGTTTTCCAGCTCGGCACAACGTTGTGCTTGAGCTTGTGAATTTTGCAATGCTAGGTCTCGCGAACGTTTCAGTCCGGATGCCTGTTGCAGAAACTGAGTTGCCTGGGCCTGAAGTTGCCGTCCTTGCTCATGACACTGGTAACGGGCTCGCACCAGCTCGGATTCCATTTGATCGAAACGCCGCTGCCATTCGTCACTCAAATCGGAATCCTTGACGCGGATCGCATGCTGCAGTGATGCGATTTGATCGGCCAGTTGTGCGTTCTGACGAACGGCGAGTTGATTCTCGTTGGTCTGATGTCCCATCTCAGCATGGGAATCTTCGAGCTGGACGTTCAAATCATTGATCAACGCATTCTTTCGTTCGATCTCAGCATTCGCATCGAGCAAGTCTGTTTCACACTGACTCAGCCGCTCGGCAAGACGATCCACCGTGGACTGCAAACGATCGCATTCGGCAGATACCGATCGCAGGGCATGTTGAGAGTTCACGTCCACGCGATTGCTTTGATCACGCGACTGCGTCAGTTGCTCGTTCAGATGCTTGATTTGAGACTGAAGCTGTTCACGTGTTTGAGTCAGTGTTTCCACTTCGTCTTGCAGTCGCTGCAACTCGGCTTCGTTGCCGGCTTGCGTTTCACTGAGCATGATCGTCGCTGCGGCTTCGCTCTGTTGCAATGCCGATTGCAGTTGACGGTTGGCGGCTCGTTGTTCGCCGAGCAACTCGTGTGTCTTTTGCAGTTCCGCACGGACTTCGTTCAGTTCTTCGGAGTGGTCCTGCGTTGGTTTCGCGAAGTCGTCCAAACGGCTTTGCATCAAGTCCATCTGCAGCAGATGGTTCTCACGTTCAGTCTCCAGAGAGTTGTTTCGCGTCAGGGCTTCGTCGAGTTCGCCCTGGAGCACCGCGATTTGGTGAGTTTGATGGTGGACTACGCTCTGCAAGTCCGAGTGGACCATGGCCAGTTCATCGCAGCGATGATCCAAATCGGCTGCGATCAATTCGCTGGTTTCGTGATCGACACGTAAGATGCGGACGAGTGCAGTGAGTTGGGCGTTGGTCACCGCGAGCCGATCTGCGGCGGCCGTCTTCTCTCGCGCGGTCGCTTCTGCGGCTTCGCATCGAGGTGTTAATCCTTGCAATTCTGCCTGCAACCGCTGGACTCGCAAATTCAGTTCGCGGTTCTGAACGACCAGTGTTTGGTAGGAGTGTTCAAAGGCGGCAATTGTTGTGTGCAACTGTTCCGTCTCGCGTGCGAAACGATGCTCCGCTTCGGCGAGTCGCACGTTGGCGGCGTGCGCCGCCTGATACGCTTCCTCCAATTGCCACGGAGCGACGGGGCGCTGGTGGTAGGAGTGCGAGGCGTCAACGTAACCGCTTGGTTGATTCCATTGAGGATGCATGACGAGTGCCCGTCCCTAGGTCGATCGCAAAATAACCCTCGCGAATGAGGGTTCTTGGCGATGGAAATAGTGAAAAGCACTCGTCAGCGAAAGACCAAACCGAAAAATCAGTGGACGCGTTGACCCGGCTGGGCACCTTCGTCAACGCCCAACACAAAGACTTCCGCGCCCCCTGGGCCGGCGGCCGTGACCATGCCTTCGCTCAACCCGAACCGCATTTTTCGCGGTTGCAGGTTGGCGACCATGACGACCAAGCGACCGATCAACTGCTCGGGGTCGTAGGCGGCCTTGATGCCAGCAAATACCTGACGGCGTTCTTCACCACCCAGGCTGAGCGTCAATTTCAGCAACTTGTTGGCTTCAGGCACATGTTCGGCGGCAACCACGCGGGCGACTCGCAAGTCGACTTTGGCGAAATCATCGATCGTGATTTCCTCGGACAAGGGTTCGTCCTTGAGCGGTTGATCGCTGTCGTTGAACGTGGGCAGGTTATCGGCCGCAGCTTGGGCGTCGGCTTCCGCTTTGCTTTCATCAATCATCTTTTGCAAGTCCTCAGGTTGGATACGTTCCATCATTCGTTCAAATTTCGCCACCGGGATACCCAGCAGCGGCGTTTGGCTTTGTTGCCAGGAGGTGAATTTTTCGCCCAACAAGGCTTCGCACTTGGCGGCCAACGATGGCAGCACGGGTGCGAGGTAGATCGTCAATTGGCGAAACAGGTTCAGCGCGACGGTGCAAACGTCGCGAAGTTCGTCCTGACGATCGGGATCCTTTTTCATCTCCCACGGTTTGGCGTGTTCGACGTAGGGATTGGCAGCGTCGGCCAATTCCATGATCAACCGCATCGCGCGGCTGTAGTCGCATGCCTCGTATGCCTCCGCGATCGCGTCGCCTGCTGCTGCCGCGGCGGCGAACAAGCCGCCGTCGTCTGGGTAGGTTTCCGCGAGTCCGGTGCCCTGTGCGAATTTGCCGACACGGCTGGCCAAGTTAACGACTTTGCCGACCAAGTCGCTGTTGACCTTGTCGGTGAATTCTTCGATCGCCAAGTCGAGATCCTCAACACGCGGGACCAACTTGGTCGCAAAGAAGTATCGCAGGTATTCCGGTTTGGCGTATTTCAAGAAAGTCTCGGCGGTGATCAGCGTGCCGGTCGACTTGGACATCTTTTCGCCGTTGACGTTCAAGAATCCGTGGATATGGACCTTCGTCGGCAAGCTGAATCCGGCGGTCTTGAGCATGCCTGGCCAGAACAGCGTGTGAAAGTACGTGATGTCCTTGCCAATGAAATGGTGGACTTCGCACTGGTCGCTATTCCACCAGTCGCTGAGCTGTTCACCGTTGGCGTCGCACCACTGTTTCGTGCTGGCGATGTAGCCGATCGGCGCGTCGAACCAGACGTACCAGTAGTTGCCCGGCGAATCGGGGATTTCGAAACCGAAATACGGTCCGGGACGGCTGATGTCCCAATCACGCAGTTTGTCCGCCAGAAAATAGCCCTTGAGGTAGTTGGCGGTTTCTTTTTGCAAGGCACCGCTGGACTCGATCCATTCGTCGAGGAAGGCGTGCAGTTTTTCCAGTTCGACGAACAGGTGGACGGCTTCGCGGATCTCGGGTGTCGCTCCGCTGAGCGTGCTCTTGGGATCGATCAGCTCTGTCGGACTGTACGTTGCGCCGCAGACGCAGTTGTCGCCGGGTTGGTCGGGGCGTCCGCAGGTCGGACAGGTGCCTCGCACGAAACGGTCGGCCAAGAATGTCTTGGCCTCGGGGTCGTACAGTTGCTCGATCGAGCGTTCGGCGATCAAATCGGCCTCCCGCAACGCTTTCCAGAATTGCGTGCACACCTCCCGGTTGGCTTCGCTATTGGTGCTGCCGTAGTGGTCAAACTCGATGCCGAAACCGGCAAAATCCCGCTGGTGCTGCTGGCTCATCGACGCGATCAAGTCTTCTTCGCTGCGGCCTTCTTTGCGGGCTCGGATCATGATCGCCGTGCCGTGCGTGTCGTCGGCACAGACGTAGACGCATCGGTTGCCGATCAGTTTCTGAAATCGCACCCAGATGTCGGTCTGGATGTACTCCACCAAATGGCCGATGTGGATCGGTCCGTTGGCGTAGGGCAAGGCGCTGGTGACCAGGAGGCGTCGATTCATGTTCGTGCTAGGTTCCAAGGAATGTCGTTGCGTTGGGCGGATTGTAGTGCTTTGTCCCGATTGAAACATAGGGTTGAGGGTTTGATGCGAATCAAGATCGACGGGCCGTGAAACGCGAAAAACGCCGTGAAACTCAAAAAGAGGCAGTTTCACGCGATTGCTTTGCCATTCGATCTTGCCACCGAAAAGGTCGTCGTCGAGGATCGTCAGCGAGCCCGTTAGGAAATGGGCTCACCCGAAACGGGCCACTCATTGCGGCGACAAGGGAATGTCGTCCAGAGCGACCCTGCGAACGACGACTCAGTCCACGGAGGGACGCAAATGAACGCGCTCAAGTTCACGCAGGCAGCGGTATCGGGCAGCTCAACCGCCCAAAAAGTGTTCCGCGTCGGCATGGCTCACGTTGCCACCGCCGCGGTC from Stieleria varia carries:
- a CDS encoding transposase, coding for MPRQKRADEAGVIYHAINRGNARQKIFLKQDDYDAFIRVLAEGLEKYPVELFSFALMPNHWHLVLRPQQNGQMGRLLRWVTATHSLRYHGHYRTRGEGHLYQSRFKSFPVQDDTHFYVLCRYVERNPLRANLVKHAEDWQYGSLFRWNQSAEPLPKILSRWPIPRLPNWVQRVNEPLGKKELDAIRTCVNRGRPFGDEQWTDEVAEKHGLWFTMRPVGRPRKKRTPTK
- the metG gene encoding methionine--tRNA ligase, with the protein product MNRRLLVTSALPYANGPIHIGHLVEYIQTDIWVRFQKLIGNRCVYVCADDTHGTAIMIRARKEGRSEEDLIASMSQQHQRDFAGFGIEFDHYGSTNSEANREVCTQFWKALREADLIAERSIEQLYDPEAKTFLADRFVRGTCPTCGRPDQPGDNCVCGATYSPTELIDPKSTLSGATPEIREAVHLFVELEKLHAFLDEWIESSGALQKETANYLKGYFLADKLRDWDISRPGPYFGFEIPDSPGNYWYVWFDAPIGYIASTKQWCDANGEQLSDWWNSDQCEVHHFIGKDITYFHTLFWPGMLKTAGFSLPTKVHIHGFLNVNGEKMSKSTGTLITAETFLKYAKPEYLRYFFATKLVPRVEDLDLAIEEFTDKVNSDLVGKVVNLASRVGKFAQGTGLAETYPDDGGLFAAAAAAGDAIAEAYEACDYSRAMRLIMELADAANPYVEHAKPWEMKKDPDRQDELRDVCTVALNLFRQLTIYLAPVLPSLAAKCEALLGEKFTSWQQSQTPLLGIPVAKFERMMERIQPEDLQKMIDESKAEADAQAAADNLPTFNDSDQPLKDEPLSEEITIDDFAKVDLRVARVVAAEHVPEANKLLKLTLSLGGEERRQVFAGIKAAYDPEQLIGRLVVMVANLQPRKMRFGLSEGMVTAAGPGGAEVFVLGVDEGAQPGQRVH